In the Butyrivibrio fibrisolvens genome, one interval contains:
- a CDS encoding ABC transporter ATP-binding protein, with protein sequence MEYVFKAKNLSKRYGKFDALSGVNLEIPKGAIYGFVGKNGAGKTTLIRLMCGLQTPTDGSYEIMGAELGSKEIIKMRHRMGAVVESPAIYKDMTARDNLVQQCLMLGLPDYDNVDDILKLVGLSDTGKKKARSFSLGMRQRLGIGVALCGDPDFIILDEPINGLDPQGIIEIRELILKLNKERGITFLISSHILDELAKISTNYGFIDHGHIVRQMSAEELKQECRKSLRMKVSDVSLLSKVMDEKNVEYKVIDGNTADVYAELNFSDVARDFEKVGCNIIKMEERDESLEAFYLSLLGGGDNAQKSVC encoded by the coding sequence ATGGAATATGTATTTAAAGCAAAGAACTTAAGTAAAAGATATGGAAAATTCGATGCACTTTCAGGAGTAAACCTTGAAATACCCAAAGGTGCAATATATGGATTTGTTGGTAAAAACGGAGCCGGCAAAACAACTCTTATAAGACTTATGTGCGGTCTACAGACTCCTACAGATGGATCATATGAGATCATGGGAGCAGAACTTGGTTCTAAAGAGATCATTAAGATGAGACACAGAATGGGAGCTGTTGTTGAATCTCCCGCCATCTACAAGGATATGACAGCAAGAGATAACCTTGTTCAGCAGTGCCTTATGCTGGGTCTTCCTGATTATGACAACGTTGACGATATTCTTAAGCTTGTAGGCTTATCTGATACTGGTAAGAAAAAAGCAAGAAGCTTTTCCCTTGGTATGCGCCAGCGTCTTGGAATCGGAGTTGCTCTTTGCGGAGATCCTGATTTTATCATCCTTGACGAGCCTATCAATGGTCTTGATCCTCAGGGTATCATCGAGATAAGAGAGCTTATCCTTAAGCTTAACAAAGAAAGGGGAATCACCTTCCTAATCTCAAGCCACATCCTTGATGAACTTGCCAAGATCTCAACTAACTACGGCTTCATTGATCACGGCCACATCGTTCGTCAGATGAGCGCAGAAGAGCTTAAGCAGGAATGCAGAAAGTCACTGCGCATGAAAGTAAGCGATGTTAGTCTTCTTTCCAAGGTCATGGATGAAAAGAATGTTGAGTACAAGGTAATTGATGGAAATACAGCTGATGTTTATGCAGAGCTTAATTTCTCAGATGTAGCCAGAGATTTCGAAAAGGTTGGCTGCAACATCATCAAGATGGAAGAGCGAGATGAGAGTCTTGAAGCCTTTTATCTTTCACTTTTAGGAGGCGGGGACAATGCTCAGAAATCTGTATGCTGA
- a CDS encoding response regulator transcription factor yields MEKYTYSIFIIEDDVNIGDMLEEALGLEGYEVTRAYSGTEALLLLERKNPDLVLLDLMLPGLSGEELIGKLQGIPVIVMSAKSDLRSKISLLKEGACDYVTKPFILAELIARIEAHLRLAGVSKGSTNRSVEDESVIKVGDVALNTSLNVVTIGGQETNLTRTEAAILGLLMSNSGRPLGRSTILDRISEDTPDCTERSLKQHISNIRKKLQLMDNQNHIDAIYGIGFQFHT; encoded by the coding sequence ATGGAAAAGTATACTTATAGTATTTTTATAATAGAAGACGACGTTAATATTGGAGATATGCTTGAGGAGGCACTTGGGCTTGAAGGATATGAAGTAACAAGAGCTTACTCAGGTACAGAAGCTCTTTTGCTATTAGAAAGGAAAAATCCTGATCTGGTACTTCTGGACCTTATGCTCCCGGGATTATCGGGAGAAGAGCTTATTGGTAAGCTACAGGGGATTCCTGTAATAGTTATGAGCGCCAAATCAGATCTTAGAAGCAAGATAAGCTTATTAAAGGAAGGGGCATGCGACTATGTCACCAAGCCTTTTATCTTGGCTGAACTAATAGCAAGGATTGAAGCCCATCTTCGCCTTGCGGGTGTATCAAAAGGAAGCACTAATAGAAGTGTTGAAGATGAAAGCGTTATAAAAGTAGGCGATGTTGCACTTAACACTTCTCTTAATGTTGTGACAATTGGCGGGCAGGAGACTAATCTTACAAGAACGGAAGCTGCTATTTTAGGTCTTCTAATGTCCAATTCAGGCAGACCCCTTGGACGTAGCACTATCCTTGACAGGATAAGTGAAGATACACCTGACTGTACCGAGAGATCTTTAAAACAGCATATAAGCAACATCCGTAAGAAACTCCAGCTTATGGATAACCAAAATCATATAGATGCTATTTATGGTATTGGTTTCCAGTTTCATACTTAA